In a genomic window of Microterricola viridarii:
- a CDS encoding AI-2E family transporter — protein MTESTGKRMGGRWFPWRAKRKESVQLSAGVTAAPAAEALPSEEQIAQSLPTGVRLGAAWSWRLLLIGAMIAVLIFLIVQLRLIVIPVLVAVLLTALLSPLVNFLHRHRWPRGLSIAVAMVGILALVAGLMVLVITQIARSSSALSERAIESFTQLKQALLDSPLQLTETQINAFLAQVIEAIQQDSQIFISGALSIGSSLGHFVAGLLIALFATLFMLIDGKGIWGWAVRIFPRRARAAVDGAGKAGWTTLGNFVKVQVLVASIDAVGIGLGAALLQVPLAIPIAVLVFLGSFIPIVGAVATGAVAVAIALIYNGWPIALAMLGVVLLVQQIEGHVLQPLIMGTAVKVHPLAVVLVVAAGSMLAGIPGALFAVPVAAVLNVMVHYISSGAWRNTPPLPQPAPSAPLWSTVPQTRPGYRRAVTSTPSAPTQENRRND, from the coding sequence ATGACCGAATCAACGGGTAAACGCATGGGCGGGCGTTGGTTTCCGTGGCGTGCCAAACGGAAAGAATCCGTGCAGCTCTCGGCGGGGGTAACAGCAGCACCGGCGGCGGAGGCGCTGCCGAGCGAGGAGCAGATCGCGCAGTCGCTGCCGACCGGCGTGCGGCTCGGGGCGGCCTGGTCGTGGCGTCTGCTGCTGATCGGCGCCATGATCGCCGTTCTCATCTTCCTGATCGTCCAACTGCGGCTGATCGTGATCCCGGTGCTGGTGGCCGTGTTGTTGACGGCGCTGCTCAGCCCGCTGGTGAACTTCCTGCACCGCCACCGCTGGCCGCGCGGTCTCTCCATCGCCGTGGCGATGGTCGGCATTCTGGCTCTCGTCGCAGGGCTCATGGTGCTCGTCATCACGCAGATCGCACGCAGCTCGAGCGCGCTGAGCGAGCGAGCCATCGAGTCGTTCACGCAGCTCAAGCAGGCTCTGCTGGATTCCCCGTTGCAGCTGACCGAGACCCAGATCAACGCCTTCCTGGCACAGGTCATCGAGGCCATCCAGCAGGACAGCCAGATCTTCATCAGCGGTGCGCTGAGCATTGGGTCCTCGCTCGGCCACTTCGTCGCCGGCCTGCTGATCGCGCTGTTCGCCACCCTGTTCATGCTGATCGACGGCAAGGGCATCTGGGGCTGGGCCGTGCGCATCTTCCCGCGCCGGGCCCGTGCGGCCGTCGACGGCGCGGGCAAGGCCGGCTGGACGACGCTCGGCAACTTCGTCAAGGTGCAGGTGCTGGTGGCCTCCATCGACGCCGTCGGTATCGGGCTGGGCGCGGCCCTGCTGCAGGTGCCGCTGGCCATCCCGATCGCCGTGCTCGTCTTCCTCGGCTCCTTCATCCCGATCGTCGGCGCCGTCGCCACCGGCGCTGTCGCGGTCGCCATCGCCCTGATCTACAACGGCTGGCCGATCGCGCTGGCCATGCTCGGCGTCGTGCTGCTGGTGCAGCAGATCGAGGGCCACGTGCTGCAGCCGCTCATCATGGGCACCGCCGTCAAGGTGCACCCGCTGGCCGTGGTGCTCGTCGTCGCCGCCGGCTCGATGCTCGCCGGCATCCCCGGCGCGCTCTTCGCCGTGCCCGTCGCCGCCGTGCTCAACGTCATGGTGCACTACATCTCCAGCGGGGCCTGGCGGAACACACCGCCGCTCCCACAACCCGCGCCCAGCGCGCCGCTCTGGAGTACCGTCCCACAGACCCGGCCCGGCTACCGCCGCGCCGTGACATCCACCCCGTCCGCCCCCACGCAAGAGAATCGACGCAATGACTGA
- the ilvA gene encoding threonine ammonia-lyase, which produces MTDNATTSTLIGPTLAEMQIARGTVAAVAQITPVETSRFLSDVLGSPVLLKCENLQRTGSYKIRGAFNRLSALTAEERARGVVAASAGNHAQGVALGARELGIKATIFMPTNVPLPKLEATRDYGAEVVLSGSIFGETLAAAAAFAEETGGTFIPPYDHPDVVAGQGTIALELLEQVPDLDTVVVPIGGGGLISGVASAFKQHAAAGGRQVKVIGVQAENAASYIASLDAGTPVNIPVKPTIADGIAVYRPGELNYVMIRDAVDEIVTVSEDDAARALLVLMERAKLVVEPAGAVSVAAMLAGKIKNSGTTVAILSGGNIDPLLMQRVISHGLAASDRYLTMRVMLMDRPGELARVAAILAGVRANVIEVLHTQHGPDLQITEVELDITVETRGPSHVEEVVAALRAEGYEPKLDKRRN; this is translated from the coding sequence ATGACTGACAACGCCACAACCTCCACGCTGATCGGCCCCACGCTGGCCGAGATGCAGATTGCTCGGGGAACTGTCGCGGCGGTCGCTCAGATTACGCCCGTCGAGACCTCGCGCTTCCTCTCCGACGTGCTCGGCTCGCCGGTGCTGCTCAAGTGCGAGAACCTGCAGCGCACCGGCTCCTACAAGATCCGCGGCGCCTTCAACCGGCTCTCCGCGCTCACCGCAGAGGAGCGTGCGCGCGGCGTCGTCGCGGCATCCGCCGGCAACCACGCCCAGGGCGTCGCACTCGGCGCGCGCGAGCTCGGCATCAAGGCGACGATCTTCATGCCCACCAACGTGCCGCTGCCCAAGCTCGAGGCCACCCGCGACTACGGTGCAGAGGTGGTGCTGAGCGGCTCGATCTTCGGCGAGACGCTGGCTGCTGCCGCGGCCTTCGCCGAGGAGACCGGCGGCACCTTCATCCCGCCGTACGACCACCCCGACGTCGTCGCCGGGCAGGGCACCATCGCGCTCGAGCTGCTCGAGCAGGTGCCCGACCTCGACACCGTCGTCGTGCCGATCGGCGGCGGGGGCCTGATCTCCGGCGTCGCCAGCGCGTTCAAGCAGCACGCGGCAGCCGGCGGACGCCAGGTGAAGGTCATCGGCGTGCAGGCCGAGAACGCCGCCTCCTACATCGCCTCGCTCGACGCCGGCACCCCGGTCAACATCCCGGTGAAGCCGACCATCGCCGACGGCATCGCCGTGTACCGCCCGGGTGAGCTGAACTACGTGATGATCCGGGATGCCGTCGACGAGATCGTCACCGTCAGCGAGGACGACGCCGCGCGCGCCCTGCTCGTGCTGATGGAGCGGGCCAAGCTCGTCGTCGAGCCCGCCGGCGCCGTCTCCGTCGCCGCGATGCTGGCCGGCAAGATCAAGAACAGCGGCACCACCGTCGCGATCCTCTCCGGCGGCAACATCGACCCTCTGCTGATGCAGCGCGTGATCAGCCACGGCCTGGCGGCATCCGACCGCTACCTGACCATGCGCGTCATGCTGATGGACCGCCCGGGCGAGCTCGCCCGCGTCGCCGCCATCCTCGCCGGCGTGCGCGCCAACGTGATCGAGGTGCTGCACACCCAGCACGGCCCCGACCTGCAGATCACCGAGGTGGAGCTCGACATCACCGTCGAGACCCGCGGGCCGTCCCACGTCGAAGAGGTCGTCGCGGCCCTCCGCGCGGAGGGCTACGAGCCCAAGCTCGACAAGCGCCGCAACTAG
- a CDS encoding ABC transporter substrate-binding protein, whose product MVAGIATAAALTLALTACAGETSTAGAGGADAATATSLSSFGTLADLEAAANAEGALNVIALPRDWANYGAVLDAFSAKYPGITITEQSPDVSSAEEIQAAKTNAGLDTAPDVFDLGLTVALQNTAQFAPYQVATWGDIPDALKEASGLFVGDYGGYMSIGYDSSKFDAPAALQDLLGADYKAAVAINGDPTQAGAAFAAVGLATVQSDGTLDDFQPGIDFFGELNAAGNMLKVDVTTATVASGETPVVFDWDYLNAAHKADNKNWEVVILPGTGYAGYYNQAINKDAPHPAAARLWQEFLYSDEGQNLWLAGGARPVRADAMADAGTIDEKLFAALPDSPADTVVPTEKQSTAAGTLLGQVWAAAVN is encoded by the coding sequence TTGGTCGCTGGCATCGCAACCGCAGCAGCCCTGACCCTGGCCCTCACCGCCTGTGCCGGTGAGACCTCGACGGCGGGCGCCGGCGGGGCCGACGCCGCAACGGCCACCAGCCTCAGCAGCTTCGGCACCCTCGCCGACCTGGAGGCGGCAGCGAACGCGGAGGGCGCGCTCAACGTGATCGCCCTGCCGCGCGACTGGGCCAACTACGGCGCCGTGCTGGACGCCTTCAGCGCCAAGTACCCGGGCATCACCATCACCGAGCAGTCGCCGGACGTCTCCAGCGCCGAGGAGATCCAGGCGGCCAAGACCAACGCCGGCCTGGACACCGCGCCGGACGTGTTCGACCTCGGCCTCACCGTCGCCCTGCAGAACACGGCGCAGTTCGCGCCGTACCAGGTCGCCACGTGGGGTGACATCCCCGATGCACTCAAGGAGGCGTCCGGCCTCTTCGTCGGCGACTACGGCGGGTACATGTCCATCGGCTACGACTCGTCCAAGTTCGACGCCCCCGCCGCGCTCCAGGACCTGCTCGGCGCGGACTACAAGGCCGCCGTCGCGATCAACGGCGACCCGACCCAGGCCGGCGCCGCCTTCGCTGCCGTCGGGCTCGCCACCGTGCAGAGCGACGGGACCCTGGACGACTTCCAGCCCGGCATCGACTTCTTCGGCGAGCTCAACGCCGCGGGCAACATGCTCAAGGTCGACGTGACCACCGCCACCGTGGCATCCGGTGAGACCCCCGTCGTCTTCGACTGGGACTACCTGAACGCCGCGCACAAGGCCGACAACAAGAACTGGGAAGTCGTCATCCTGCCCGGCACCGGCTACGCCGGCTACTACAACCAGGCGATCAACAAGGACGCCCCGCACCCCGCCGCTGCCCGCCTCTGGCAGGAGTTCCTCTACAGCGACGAGGGCCAGAACCTCTGGCTCGCCGGCGGTGCGCGCCCGGTGCGCGCCGACGCCATGGCCGATGCGGGAACGATCGACGAGAAGCTCTTCGCCGCCCTCCCGGACAGCCCGGCCGACACCGTGGTGCCGACCGAGAAGCAGAGCACCGCAGCCGGCACGCTGCTCGGCCAGGTCTGGGCCGCGGCCGTCAACTGA
- a CDS encoding ABC transporter permease: MRERPPVLAPGALGSRMIVGVIGLLFAIPLVSMAEFTLRDGDGGHSLVHWFALFDPANRASYSPIWIGLGNSLVLCVGAAAIVLLLVLPTMVLIALRFPRLRRPFEFLCLLPISIPAIVLVVGLAPVYLVIGRTIGTGIWPLSLAYGITVLPYAYRAIQANIDAVDIATLAEAARSLGAGWGTVLLRVLAPNLRTGILASLLIAVAVVLGEFTIASLLNRPNLQTALFVVNKQDPYVAVILSLLALGFAFALLLVIDRTASIGGRRGIRPPS, from the coding sequence ATGCGGGAACGTCCGCCCGTTCTCGCCCCCGGCGCCCTCGGCAGCCGGATGATCGTCGGCGTGATCGGCCTGCTCTTCGCCATCCCGCTTGTCTCGATGGCGGAGTTCACACTGCGAGACGGCGACGGCGGCCACAGCCTGGTGCACTGGTTCGCGCTGTTCGACCCGGCGAACCGGGCCAGCTACAGCCCGATCTGGATCGGGCTCGGCAACTCGCTGGTGCTCTGCGTCGGCGCCGCCGCGATCGTGCTCCTGCTCGTGCTGCCGACGATGGTGTTGATCGCCCTGCGGTTCCCGCGCCTCCGCCGGCCGTTCGAGTTCCTCTGCCTGCTGCCCATCTCGATCCCCGCGATCGTTCTGGTGGTCGGCCTGGCCCCGGTCTACCTCGTGATCGGCCGCACCATTGGCACGGGCATCTGGCCGCTCTCCCTGGCCTACGGCATCACCGTGCTGCCCTACGCCTACCGCGCCATCCAGGCCAACATCGACGCCGTCGACATCGCCACCCTGGCCGAGGCCGCCCGCTCGCTCGGCGCCGGCTGGGGCACGGTGCTGCTGCGCGTGCTCGCCCCGAACCTCCGCACCGGCATCCTCGCCTCTCTGCTCATCGCCGTCGCGGTCGTGCTCGGCGAGTTCACCATCGCGTCGCTGCTGAACCGACCCAACCTGCAGACGGCGCTCTTCGTCGTCAACAAACAGGACCCCTACGTGGCCGTGATCCTCTCGCTGCTCGCGCTCGGCTTCGCCTTCGCGCTGCTGCTCGTGATCGACCGAACCGCATCCATCGGCGGGCGCCGCGGCATCCGCCCGCCCTCATGA
- the greA gene encoding transcription elongation factor GreA, protein MASDTSVTWLTQEAFDRLSAELEALSTTGRVEIASKIESAREEGDLKENSGYHAAKDEQGKQEARIRQLKDLLKRAEVGDAPESKGIVETGTVITAVIAGDETVFLIGDREIAGDSDYDVYSPQSPLGEAILGLKVGASTSYTAPNGKQIAVVINNVETWSGQ, encoded by the coding sequence ATGGCATCCGACACGAGCGTTACGTGGCTGACACAGGAGGCCTTCGACCGCCTGAGCGCCGAGCTCGAGGCTCTCTCGACCACCGGCCGCGTCGAGATCGCCTCCAAGATTGAGTCTGCGCGCGAAGAGGGCGACCTCAAGGAGAACAGCGGCTACCACGCCGCCAAGGACGAGCAGGGCAAGCAGGAGGCCCGCATCCGCCAGCTCAAGGATCTGCTCAAGCGCGCCGAGGTCGGCGACGCCCCCGAGAGCAAGGGCATCGTCGAGACCGGCACCGTGATCACCGCCGTGATCGCCGGCGACGAGACGGTGTTCCTGATCGGCGACCGCGAGATCGCCGGCGACAGCGACTACGACGTGTACAGCCCGCAGAGCCCCCTCGGCGAGGCCATCCTCGGCCTCAAGGTCGGCGCGAGCACCAGCTACACGGCCCCGAATGGCAAGCAGATCGCCGTCGTGATCAACAACGTCGAGACCTGGTCCGGCCAGTAA
- a CDS encoding NAD(P)/FAD-dependent oxidoreductase, which produces MTAHRTVFERSAPSRAAVKQALEGAVARPFWLDDIAEGRTEYPALAGDAAADLVVVGGGYTGLWTALRAVERTPGRTVTLLESETIGWAASGRNGGFCEASLTHGEENGQSRWPDEMETLTRLGLENLDAIEETITRYGMDCDFERTGMIAVAVEPHQVEWIAGDGTDENLFADSAAMQAEIASPTFLAGHWEKEGCAMVHPAKLAAELARVCVELGVTIHEHTAVQRIDEEGALIELVTNRGTVRAPQVALATNVFPSLLKRNALMTVPVYDYVLMTEPLSEAQMESIGWTRRQGLADMANQFHYYRLSADNRILFGGYDAIYHSGRKVKTEYEDRPESFEKLASHFLTTFPQLEGVKFTHRWAGAIDASTRFCAFYGVARTGRVAYAAGFTGLGVGSARFGADVMLDKLAGEKTERTELEMVRKRGMPFPPEPAASIGINLTRWSLDRADHREGKRNLLLKTLDSLGLGFDS; this is translated from the coding sequence GTGACCGCGCACCGCACGGTATTCGAACGTTCAGCCCCCTCCCGGGCCGCCGTCAAGCAGGCGCTGGAGGGCGCTGTGGCACGGCCGTTCTGGCTCGACGACATCGCAGAGGGGCGCACGGAATACCCGGCACTCGCCGGCGACGCCGCGGCCGACCTCGTGGTCGTCGGCGGCGGGTACACCGGGCTCTGGACGGCCCTCCGCGCGGTGGAGCGCACACCGGGGCGCACCGTGACGCTGCTCGAATCGGAGACGATCGGCTGGGCGGCATCCGGGCGCAACGGCGGGTTCTGCGAGGCGAGCCTCACCCACGGCGAGGAGAACGGGCAGTCCCGCTGGCCGGACGAGATGGAGACGCTGACCCGCCTCGGCCTGGAGAACCTCGACGCGATCGAGGAGACCATCACCCGCTATGGCATGGACTGCGACTTCGAGCGCACCGGCATGATCGCCGTCGCCGTGGAGCCGCACCAGGTCGAGTGGATCGCCGGCGACGGCACCGACGAGAACCTGTTCGCCGACAGCGCGGCCATGCAGGCCGAGATCGCGTCGCCGACGTTCCTGGCCGGCCACTGGGAGAAGGAGGGCTGCGCGATGGTGCACCCGGCCAAGCTCGCCGCCGAGCTGGCCCGCGTCTGCGTCGAGCTCGGCGTCACGATCCACGAGCACACGGCCGTTCAACGCATTGACGAGGAGGGCGCGCTGATCGAGCTCGTCACCAACCGCGGCACCGTGCGGGCGCCGCAGGTGGCGCTGGCCACCAACGTGTTCCCGTCGCTGCTCAAGCGCAACGCGCTGATGACCGTGCCCGTCTATGACTACGTGCTGATGACGGAGCCGCTCAGCGAGGCACAGATGGAGAGCATCGGCTGGACGCGGCGCCAGGGGCTGGCCGACATGGCCAACCAGTTCCACTACTACCGGCTGAGCGCCGACAACCGGATCCTGTTCGGCGGCTACGACGCGATCTACCACTCCGGACGCAAGGTGAAGACGGAGTACGAGGACCGCCCGGAGAGCTTCGAGAAGCTGGCCTCCCACTTCCTCACCACCTTCCCGCAGCTGGAGGGAGTGAAGTTCACGCACCGCTGGGCGGGGGCCATCGACGCCAGCACGCGTTTCTGCGCGTTCTACGGTGTGGCGCGCACGGGGCGGGTGGCGTATGCCGCCGGCTTCACCGGCCTCGGCGTTGGCTCGGCCCGCTTCGGCGCGGATGTCATGCTCGACAAGCTGGCGGGGGAGAAGACCGAGCGCACCGAGCTCGAGATGGTGCGGAAGCGCGGCATGCCCTTCCCGCCCGAGCCGGCGGCATCCATCGGCATCAACCTCACCCGCTGGTCGCTCGACCGGGCCGACCACCGCGAGGGCAAGCGCAACCTGCTGCTGAAGACGCTGGACTCACTGGGCCTCGGCTTCGACTCCTAG
- a CDS encoding ABC transporter ATP-binding protein yields the protein MNAHTGSTVEFSDVSKSYGKQQVLHGFDLTVGPGELVSLLGPSGCGKTTALRVLAGLEDATSGAVLVNGVDVSRQPTNKRDIGMVFQSYSLFPHLSAVRNVMFGLAMRRMRAREAESRALAMLELVGLGAHAERYPHQLSGGQQQRVALARALVTEPRVLLLDEPLSALDAKVREQLREEIRRIQLRLGITTVFVTHDQEEALAISDRVAVMNAGGIEQIGSPEQLYTRPATSFVARFVGQSNRVRGVARGGMVDLYGHEVPLLESADAAGAVEVLVRPEDIELSSAGIPAVVLASSFLGSMRRTSVRLGDGTVLVVQHSVGQNPQPGESLGIGWSGRAVARSSTTETAYTRQ from the coding sequence ATGAACGCGCACACCGGCAGCACCGTCGAGTTCTCCGACGTCTCCAAGAGCTACGGCAAGCAGCAGGTACTGCACGGCTTCGACCTCACCGTCGGCCCGGGCGAGCTCGTCTCGCTGCTCGGGCCCTCCGGCTGCGGCAAGACGACCGCGCTGCGCGTACTGGCCGGCCTCGAGGATGCCACCTCCGGCGCCGTGCTCGTCAACGGCGTCGACGTCTCCCGGCAGCCGACGAACAAGCGCGACATCGGCATGGTGTTCCAGTCGTACTCGCTCTTCCCTCACCTCAGCGCGGTGCGGAACGTCATGTTCGGGCTGGCGATGCGCCGGATGCGGGCGCGCGAGGCCGAGAGCCGGGCGCTGGCCATGCTGGAGCTGGTCGGCCTCGGTGCGCATGCCGAGCGCTACCCGCACCAGCTCTCCGGCGGCCAGCAGCAGCGGGTCGCCCTGGCGCGGGCGCTGGTGACCGAGCCCCGCGTGCTGCTGCTCGACGAGCCGCTCTCGGCCCTCGACGCGAAGGTGCGGGAGCAACTGCGCGAGGAGATCCGGCGCATCCAGCTGCGCCTCGGCATCACCACCGTCTTCGTCACCCACGACCAGGAAGAGGCGCTGGCGATCTCGGACCGCGTCGCCGTGATGAACGCGGGCGGCATCGAGCAGATCGGCTCGCCGGAACAGCTCTACACCCGCCCGGCCACCTCGTTCGTGGCGCGCTTCGTCGGGCAGAGCAACCGCGTCCGCGGTGTCGCCCGTGGCGGCATGGTCGACCTCTACGGGCACGAGGTGCCGCTGCTGGAGAGTGCGGATGCCGCGGGCGCCGTCGAGGTGCTGGTGCGGCCGGAGGACATCGAACTGTCCTCGGCCGGCATCCCCGCTGTCGTGCTGGCCTCCAGCTTCCTCGGGTCGATGCGCCGGACGAGTGTGCGGCTCGGCGACGGGACCGTGCTGGTGGTGCAGCATTCCGTCGGACAGAACCCGCAACCGGGGGAGTCCCTCGGTATTGGATGGAGCGGTCGGGCCGTCGCGCGCAGCTCCACAACCGAAACGGCATATACGCGGCAATAG
- a CDS encoding DUF4307 domain-containing protein, whose product MSTANAQPADLDQRYGRSPRKGRRDRLTLIISAAMFAVVLVAWVVWAGLDGSKPMVEARDVAHTVIDDQTVRVDYEVSMPIGESATCAVQALNEDFAVVGWKIVDVPASDRFTQAFSDTVRTALPANTGLIFGCWLA is encoded by the coding sequence ATGAGCACCGCCAACGCCCAGCCGGCCGATCTCGATCAGCGCTACGGCCGCAGCCCACGCAAGGGTCGCCGCGACCGCCTGACGCTGATCATCTCGGCCGCGATGTTCGCCGTCGTGCTCGTCGCCTGGGTGGTCTGGGCCGGCCTGGACGGCAGCAAGCCGATGGTCGAGGCCCGGGATGTCGCCCACACCGTGATCGACGACCAGACCGTCCGGGTCGACTACGAGGTGTCGATGCCGATCGGCGAGAGCGCCACCTGCGCGGTGCAGGCCCTCAACGAGGACTTTGCCGTCGTCGGCTGGAAGATCGTCGACGTACCGGCATCCGACCGCTTCACCCAGGCATTCAGCGACACCGTGCGCACCGCCCTCCCGGCCAACACAGGGTTGATTTTCGGCTGCTGGCTCGCCTAA
- a CDS encoding ABC transporter permease, protein MSLLTTTPVGAGQSGQPLRRVPPAPRVRRIRADILGLLPFASYLLLFLAVPTVLAVGSGFFDSDGGFTLDNVAALAEPVIVATFANSISLSLLTAVLGAVLGALLCYALLGFRADGSVRATVAALSGVLAQFGGVMLAFAFVATIGLQGLVTVWLRDSWGIDIFAEGAWIYGLPGLVLPYIYFQVPLMVITFMPALTALKGTWVEATLTLGGTPAAFWRRVALPVLAPSFLASFLLLFANAFSSYATAAALASQGSQIVPLQIRAALTSETVLGRENLAGALALGMIIVMGLVMWAYAVVQGRAARWQK, encoded by the coding sequence ATGTCGTTACTGACAACGACGCCCGTCGGGGCTGGCCAGTCCGGCCAGCCCCTGCGGCGCGTTCCCCCCGCCCCGCGGGTGCGCCGCATCCGCGCCGACATCCTCGGCCTGCTGCCGTTCGCCAGCTACCTGCTGCTCTTCCTCGCCGTGCCGACGGTGCTCGCGGTCGGCAGCGGCTTCTTCGATTCGGATGGCGGCTTCACCCTGGACAACGTGGCCGCCCTCGCGGAGCCGGTCATCGTCGCCACCTTCGCCAACTCGATCAGCCTCTCGCTGCTGACCGCTGTGCTCGGCGCGGTGCTGGGCGCCCTGCTCTGCTACGCGCTGCTCGGATTCCGCGCCGACGGCTCCGTGCGTGCGACGGTCGCCGCGCTGAGCGGCGTGCTGGCCCAGTTCGGCGGCGTCATGCTCGCCTTTGCCTTCGTCGCGACGATCGGGCTGCAGGGCCTCGTCACCGTCTGGCTGCGCGACAGCTGGGGCATCGACATCTTCGCGGAGGGCGCCTGGATCTACGGCCTGCCCGGGCTGGTGCTGCCCTACATCTACTTCCAGGTGCCGCTCATGGTGATCACGTTCATGCCGGCGCTGACCGCGTTGAAGGGCACCTGGGTGGAGGCGACGCTGACACTCGGCGGCACCCCCGCCGCCTTCTGGCGGCGGGTGGCCCTCCCCGTGCTCGCCCCCTCGTTCCTGGCCAGCTTCCTGCTGCTCTTCGCCAACGCCTTCTCCTCCTACGCGACCGCGGCCGCGCTGGCGAGCCAGGGCTCGCAGATCGTGCCGCTGCAGATCCGGGCGGCGCTGACCAGCGAGACGGTGCTCGGCCGGGAGAACCTGGCCGGCGCTTTGGCCCTCGGTATGATCATCGTGATGGGCCTCGTGATGTGGGCCTACGCCGTCGTGCAGGGCCGCGCGGCCCGGTGGCAGAAGTGA
- a CDS encoding winged helix-turn-helix domain-containing protein, translated as MVNTVSAASSRRIALAAQGFARPRPAAVGKRQLNALIGRIGLLQLDSVNVFERSHYLPVFARLGAYDKAALDALTFARGGDYVEYWAHEAAVIPVETWPLLRWRMQHYRDKHVADLSAWAHANGPMIDWLKAELAEKGPMPASAIEHDANKRSGPWWGWSDVKIGLEVLFRWGELASAGRTRFERNYALPEQVLPASVIEKSVPRAEAQRELVRHAAVAHGIGTAGDFADYFRMGRADTMAAVQSLAEEGVLLPVSVEGWKQPAWLHRDARVPRRVEAAALLSPFDPVVWDRKRAERLFGFHYRIEIYTPAPQRVFGYYSLPILLGERVVGRIDLKNDRQAGVLRVQSAWHEEGVSPDIAAQVAPLVRAAAEWQGLTDVTVNDWGTLALPLAAELARA; from the coding sequence ATGGTGAACACTGTCTCTGCGGCATCCTCCCGCCGCATCGCCCTGGCCGCGCAGGGCTTCGCCCGGCCGCGCCCCGCCGCCGTCGGCAAGCGCCAGCTGAACGCGCTGATCGGGCGGATTGGGCTGCTGCAGCTCGACTCGGTCAACGTCTTCGAGCGTTCGCACTACCTGCCGGTGTTCGCCCGGCTGGGCGCGTACGACAAGGCCGCGCTCGACGCGCTGACCTTTGCCCGGGGCGGCGACTACGTCGAGTACTGGGCGCATGAGGCGGCGGTGATCCCCGTGGAGACCTGGCCGCTGCTGCGCTGGCGGATGCAGCACTACCGCGACAAGCACGTCGCCGATCTCTCGGCGTGGGCGCACGCGAACGGCCCCATGATCGACTGGCTGAAGGCGGAGCTCGCCGAGAAGGGGCCGATGCCGGCGAGCGCGATCGAGCACGACGCGAACAAGAGGAGCGGCCCGTGGTGGGGCTGGTCGGACGTGAAGATCGGGCTCGAGGTGCTGTTCCGCTGGGGCGAGCTGGCCTCGGCCGGCCGCACCCGGTTCGAGCGGAACTACGCGCTCCCGGAGCAGGTGCTGCCGGCCTCCGTGATCGAGAAGTCGGTGCCCCGCGCCGAGGCGCAGCGCGAGCTGGTGCGGCATGCGGCCGTGGCGCACGGCATCGGCACCGCCGGCGACTTCGCAGACTACTTCCGGATGGGGCGAGCTGACACGATGGCCGCCGTGCAGTCGCTGGCGGAGGAGGGCGTACTGCTGCCGGTGAGCGTGGAGGGCTGGAAGCAGCCGGCCTGGCTGCACCGGGACGCGCGCGTGCCGCGCCGGGTGGAGGCGGCCGCGCTGCTCTCGCCGTTCGACCCGGTGGTCTGGGACCGCAAGCGCGCGGAGCGACTGTTCGGCTTCCACTACCGGATCGAGATCTACACGCCGGCGCCGCAGCGGGTGTTCGGCTACTACTCGCTGCCGATCCTGCTCGGCGAGAGGGTGGTCGGCCGGATCGATCTGAAGAACGACAGGCAGGCCGGCGTGCTGCGGGTGCAGTCCGCCTGGCACGAGGAGGGCGTCTCCCCCGACATCGCCGCTCAGGTGGCACCGCTGGTGCGCGCCGCCGCCGAGTGGCAGGGACTCACCGACGTGACCGTGAACGACTGGGGCACGCTCGCGCTGCCCCTGGCCGCCGAGCTCGCCCGCGCCTGA